The sequence TTGCTGATATCTCTAAGCAATCCGGAGACAAAACATTAACAGATAACCTTGCGGCATCGCTTGCAAATATCTCACAGGATTTGTCCTCTGCCGCCGGCACTGTACAAGCATTTTCAGATATGTCAGACGCCGCTTCCCTTATGCTCGATACAACTTCTGAGTTTCTCGAACAATCCGGAAACGGAACACAGGACAGCCTGAATGCGCTGAACGATGCAGGAGATGGCATCAGTTCTCTCACTTCCGCAATTACCGGAACTACCACCGCTGTCAATCAGGCATTGGCAGACAACAAAAAGTTTTATACAGCTGTCTCAGACGCTTTAGACTCTGCTCTTAGTTCTTTTTCTTCTGACAGTGACGCAGCTGCATCAGCACTTTCCTCTGTCGGAGACCGGGTGCAAAAGCTTATAGACGGCTATACTTCCCTGTCCGATTCATTGACTGCACTCAAAGAGTCTTATCCTATTCTGACTCCTTCTGTAGATGCAATCAATCGGCGTATTGCTGAAGCAATCGAACATCAGACATCTATCAAAAATGAACTAGATTCTGCACAATCGCAAATCACCGGCACTACCCAAGATGCCACCGCTTTAAAAGCAGATGTCGATCGTCTGATTGCCGACAGCGTTCAATCGATTACAGATGTCAAAAATAGTTTTGAAACAAATGTAAAAGATGAACTTGACAACTTAGCAAACAATGTTGATAATACCGGATCTTCTGTCTCAACATTATTACAGCAGCTGAATAACAGTGTATCCAACATCTCCAAAGCATCTGATAAATCAGCTTCAAATTTATCAGAAGTACACAGCACACTAAATGAATCAGCCTCATTACTTTCGGATCTTTCCGAAAAGCTAAGTTCTGCTTCTCAGATTATGACATTCTCCGGAAGCGACGGCATGGCTATTCTGACCTCTCTGCTGTCAGAAGGTTCCGAAAGCGTCTCTGCTTTCCTTGCCTCTCCTGTCAGTCTGTCAGAGCATGCTATTTACCCAATCAGCAACTACGGTTCTTCCATGGCACCGTTTTACTCAACACTTGCAATTTGGGTCGGAGGCATTGTATTAGTTGCCATGTTAAAAGTAACCGTAGCGGAAAGTACCGTTTCCAAGCTCAGAAATCCGAAAGCTCACCAGTTGTATATCGGACGTAGTATCCTTTTACTGGGTGTCGGACTTTTACAGAGCGGACTCATTTGTCTTGGAGATTTGTTCTATTTGCAAATTCAATGTGAACACCCATTTTTATTTCTCCTTGCCGGATGGTTCACAAGTATTGTCTATGTGAGCATCATCTATGCTTTGACTGTTTCATTCGGAGATATCGGAAAAGCAATCTGTGTTGTTCTGCTTGTTATGCAAGTTGCAGGAAGTGGTGGAACCTTCCCAATTGAAGTTGCACCGGAATTTTTCCAAAAAGTATATCCGCTGCTTCCATTTACTCACAGCATGAACGCCATGCGCGAATGTATCGCCGGATTCTACGGAAACACTTATTGGAAAGAACTTGGTACACTTGCTCTCTTCCTGATACCGGCATTACTTCTTGGACTTGTACTTCGTAAGCCAGTTATCCGACTTAATGACGCTTTTACAGAGAAATTAGAGAGCACACATCTCATCTAATATATCAGCAGCGGGAATCACAAAAACTAGTGGTTTCCGTTGCTTTTTACATGTTGTATCATCCCTGCGACCTCCTCATTCGCATTATTTACAGTCAACACAATATCCGGATGACGATTCTGAAACACTCTAAATATCTCATCGGCAAATCCTTGTCCCATAAAATCAATTTCCGAAAAATCAAAAATCACTTCTTTAAATTCTTCCAAGCGACTCAGAATTCTCCTCGCCTGCGATCTTGCAACCGGTTCGCCCTGACGACAAAATTCTTTCATTGGAATCAGAGTCTTTACAACCCCTTCCCCAAGAGGCGCAAACATATCAAACACTTCTCGTGCCGTCCTCTTCGTATCATTTTCCAATTTCATCTGCACCATCGTTCCAATACGATTCAATTTTGTATAATAAGCAATCAAATGACTTCTTACAAATTTTGCTTCATCATCACACCGATTACTATACATCACATCTTCTGACCACAAGGCAAAT comes from Coprococcus phoceensis and encodes:
- a CDS encoding YhgE/Pip domain-containing protein → MKNIFQIFYHDIKKIRKNVIALIVILGITIVPSLYAWFNIAASWDPYGNTGDLKVAIASQDKGYDGELIPVKLNLGDQILSELHENTQLNWVFTNAKDAKKGVKSGRYYAALVIPKDFSQDMMSLFSPDVTHPKITYYINEKENAIAPKITDKGATAVQQQVNSTFTETISKTALEAFQYVADISKQSGDKTLTDNLAASLANISQDLSSAAGTVQAFSDMSDAASLMLDTTSEFLEQSGNGTQDSLNALNDAGDGISSLTSAITGTTTAVNQALADNKKFYTAVSDALDSALSSFSSDSDAAASALSSVGDRVQKLIDGYTSLSDSLTALKESYPILTPSVDAINRRIAEAIEHQTSIKNELDSAQSQITGTTQDATALKADVDRLIADSVQSITDVKNSFETNVKDELDNLANNVDNTGSSVSTLLQQLNNSVSNISKASDKSASNLSEVHSTLNESASLLSDLSEKLSSASQIMTFSGSDGMAILTSLLSEGSESVSAFLASPVSLSEHAIYPISNYGSSMAPFYSTLAIWVGGIVLVAMLKVTVAESTVSKLRNPKAHQLYIGRSILLLGVGLLQSGLICLGDLFYLQIQCEHPFLFLLAGWFTSIVYVSIIYALTVSFGDIGKAICVVLLVMQVAGSGGTFPIEVAPEFFQKVYPLLPFTHSMNAMRECIAGFYGNTYWKELGTLALFLIPALLLGLVLRKPVIRLNDAFTEKLESTHLI